The Buchnera aphidicola (Chaetosiphella stipae setosa) genome has a window encoding:
- the rpsM gene encoding 30S ribosomal protein S13 has product MARIAGINIPDQKRTVISLTYIYGIGKSRAKLICRNLNISESLKIQELTEDQISMLRSAVLKFVIEGDLRRTKILSIKRLIDLGCYRGFRHRRKLPVRGQRTKTNARTRKGPRKLIKK; this is encoded by the coding sequence TTGGCTCGTATTGCAGGAATTAATATTCCTGATCAAAAACGTACTGTCATTTCTTTAACATATATTTATGGTATTGGCAAATCGCGTGCTAAATTAATATGTAGAAATTTAAATATTTCTGAATCTTTAAAAATTCAAGAATTAACAGAAGATCAAATTTCTATGTTAAGATCTGCAGTTTTAAAATTTGTTATAGAAGGTGATTTAAGAAGAACAAAAATTTTAAGTATTAAACGTTTAATAGATCTAGGATGTTATAGAGGATTTCGTCATCGTAGGAAATTACCGGTTCGTGGACAACGTACAAAAACTAACGCTCGTACTAGAAAAGGACCTCGTAAATTAATAAAAAAATAA
- the rpmJ gene encoding 50S ribosomal protein L36, with protein MKVRTSIKKLCRNCKIIRRRNVMRVICSNNPKHKQRQG; from the coding sequence ATGAAAGTTCGAACTTCTATTAAAAAATTGTGTAGAAATTGTAAAATTATACGTAGAAGAAATGTAATGCGTGTTATATGTAGTAATAATCCCAAACATAAACAAAGACAAGGATAA
- the rpsK gene encoding 30S ribosomal protein S11 produces the protein MPKKKIRIKRRIKKKITDGIAHIYASFNNTIVTITDKQGNSLGWATSGGSGFRGSRKSTPFAAQVAAEKCVEKIKDYGLKNLEVMVKGPGPGRESTIRALNTAGFRITNITDVTPIPHNGCRPPKKRRV, from the coding sequence ATGCCAAAAAAAAAAATTCGTATTAAAAGACGTATTAAAAAAAAAATAACAGATGGAATCGCACATATTTATGCTTCTTTTAACAATACTATAGTTACAATAACTGATAAACAAGGAAATTCTTTAGGATGGGCTACTTCTGGTGGATCAGGATTTAGAGGTTCTCGAAAATCCACTCCTTTTGCCGCACAAGTTGCAGCAGAAAAATGTGTTGAAAAAATTAAAGATTATGGTTTAAAAAATTTAGAGGTAATGGTTAAAGGACCTGGACCAGGAAGAGAATCTACAATACGAGCATTAAATACAGCTGGTTTTCGTATTACAAATATTACAGATGTCACTCCTATACCTCATAATGGATGTAGACCTCCTAAAAAAAGAAGAGTTTAA
- the rpsD gene encoding 30S ribosomal protein S4, whose protein sequence is MAKYLGPKLKLSRREGTDLYLKSGLRNIGSKCKIDHLPGQHGSRKQRLSDYGLQLREKQKVRRLYGILEKQFRKYYKLASKSQGNTGEKLLQLLENRLDNVVYRMGFSTTRAEARQLVSHKYISVNDKIVNIPSYQVFSNDIIKVREKFQKYLRIKAALELSEQKEKVSWIDVNISQMTGIFKRTPDRSELSSEINEHLIVELYSK, encoded by the coding sequence ATGGCTAAATACTTAGGTCCAAAATTAAAATTAAGTCGTAGAGAAGGAACAGATTTATATTTAAAATCTGGGTTAAGAAATATTGGATCCAAATGTAAAATAGATCATTTACCGGGACAACATGGTTCAAGAAAACAAAGATTATCGGATTATGGATTACAATTACGAGAAAAACAAAAAGTACGTCGTTTATATGGGATTTTAGAAAAACAATTTCGAAAATATTATAAATTAGCTTCGAAATCTCAAGGAAATACTGGGGAAAAATTATTACAGTTATTAGAGAATAGATTAGATAATGTTGTTTATAGAATGGGTTTTAGTACAACAAGAGCAGAAGCTAGACAATTAGTAAGTCATAAATATATTTCTGTTAATGACAAAATTGTTAATATTCCTTCATATCAAGTATTTTCAAACGATATTATTAAAGTTCGAGAAAAATTTCAAAAATATTTACGTATTAAAGCTGCTTTAGAACTTTCTGAACAAAAAGAAAAAGTTTCCTGGATAGATGTGAATATTTCTCAAATGACTGGAATATTTAAACGAACACCTGATCGTTCAGAATTGTCTTCTGAAATTAATGAGCATTTAATTGTAGAACTTTATTCTAAATAA